From Streptomyces sp. NBC_00775, one genomic window encodes:
- a CDS encoding MarR family winged helix-turn-helix transcriptional regulator, protein MTEQEDVGPNGSLLLDDQLCFALYAAQRAVTAAYRPLLEELGLTYPQYLVLLVLWERGETTVKELATALHLDYGTVSPLLKRLESAGFVRRERSAHDERSVLVALTGRGELLKERAETVPEALLTATGVNGADVARLREELWRLAECAEGAAARGR, encoded by the coding sequence GTGACAGAACAAGAGGACGTCGGGCCGAACGGGTCGCTGCTGCTCGACGACCAGCTGTGCTTCGCGCTGTACGCCGCCCAGCGCGCCGTGACGGCCGCGTACCGCCCGCTGCTGGAGGAACTCGGTCTCACCTACCCGCAGTACCTCGTCCTGCTGGTCCTCTGGGAGCGCGGCGAGACCACGGTCAAGGAACTGGCGACCGCGCTGCACCTCGACTACGGCACGGTGTCGCCGTTGCTCAAGCGGCTCGAGTCCGCGGGATTCGTGCGCCGTGAGCGCTCGGCGCACGACGAACGCTCCGTGCTCGTCGCGCTCACCGGGCGCGGCGAGCTGCTCAAGGAGCGCGCGGAGACCGTGCCGGAGGCGCTGCTGACGGCGACCGGGGTGAACGGCGCCGACGTCGCGCGCCTCCGGGAGGAACTGTGGCGCTTGGCGGAGTGTGCGGAGGGGGCGGCGGCGCGGGGGCGTTGA
- a CDS encoding serine hydrolase domain-containing protein gives MDVNGTVAEGFEPVGEAFVRNFEVLGDRGAAVTVYRDGHKVVDLWAGTRDVDGTEPWRHGTAQIVRSATKGVAAAVLLMLAQRGELDLDAPVGRYWPEYKAAGKERTLVRHVLAHRAGVPVLDRPLTLTEAADPGLAAATVAAQAPVWEPGADHGYHAQTYSWLTGELVRRVTGRSIGEWIADEIAGPLGLDLWVGLPAAETGRVGRVAQIEAPSAPGGLKTRPKRAVSEAYADPDSLTRRAFAAITPMPDENDPAYLAAVLPASNGIATAEGLARFYAALIGEVDGVRLFTPDTVELARAEQSAGPDRVLVVNTRFGLGYMLHGAASPLLSPGSFGHPGRGGALGFADPESGIALGYVTNGFRKSVTADARAQALVRAVRTAIDA, from the coding sequence GTGGACGTGAACGGCACAGTGGCCGAGGGCTTCGAGCCGGTCGGGGAAGCGTTCGTACGCAACTTCGAGGTGCTCGGGGACCGGGGCGCCGCCGTCACCGTGTACCGCGACGGGCACAAGGTCGTCGACCTGTGGGCCGGCACGCGGGACGTCGACGGCACCGAGCCCTGGCGGCACGGCACCGCGCAGATCGTGCGCTCGGCGACCAAGGGCGTCGCCGCCGCCGTACTCCTGATGCTCGCCCAGCGCGGGGAACTCGACCTGGACGCTCCGGTCGGCCGCTACTGGCCGGAGTACAAGGCGGCGGGCAAGGAACGGACGCTCGTCCGGCATGTGCTCGCGCACCGGGCCGGGGTGCCCGTTCTCGACCGTCCGCTCACCCTCACCGAGGCGGCGGACCCCGGCCTGGCGGCCGCGACGGTGGCCGCGCAGGCGCCGGTGTGGGAGCCGGGCGCGGACCACGGCTATCACGCGCAGACGTACAGCTGGCTGACCGGTGAGCTGGTCCGGCGGGTGACCGGGCGCTCGATCGGCGAGTGGATCGCGGACGAGATCGCGGGGCCGCTGGGGCTGGATCTGTGGGTCGGGCTGCCGGCGGCGGAGACGGGCCGGGTGGGGCGGGTCGCGCAGATCGAGGCCCCGTCGGCGCCGGGCGGCCTGAAGACCCGGCCGAAGCGGGCCGTCTCCGAGGCGTACGCGGATCCGGACAGTCTCACCCGCCGTGCCTTCGCCGCGATCACCCCGATGCCCGACGAGAACGACCCGGCGTACCTGGCGGCGGTCCTGCCCGCCTCCAACGGCATCGCCACGGCCGAGGGCCTCGCCCGCTTCTACGCCGCGCTGATCGGAGAGGTCGACGGCGTGCGGCTGTTCACGCCGGACACCGTCGAACTGGCCCGCGCGGAACAGTCCGCGGGCCCCGACCGCGTCCTGGTCGTCAACACCCGCTTCGGCCTCGGCTACATGCTCCACGGCGCGGCCTCGCCCCTGCTCTCCCCGGGCTCCTTCGGCCACCCCGGCCGCGGCGGCGCCCTCGGCTTCGCCGACCCCGAGTCGGGGATCGCCCTCGGGTACGTGACCAACGGCTTCCGCAAGAGCGTGACGGCGGACGCACGGGCGCAGGCGCTGGTACGGGCGGTACGGACGGCGATCGACGCGTAG
- a CDS encoding organic hydroperoxide resistance protein — protein MYVAEATAHGGRDGYVTSQDGQLELKVAMPPALGGDGNGTNPEQLFAAGYSACFHNALVLVGRRAGFDLSGSTVAAKVGIGPNKQRGYGLAVALSVSLPVVDQDVATKLVDEAHEVCPYSNATRGNIEVTILLG, from the coding sequence ATGTACGTCGCCGAGGCCACCGCGCATGGTGGCAGGGACGGCTATGTGACCAGTCAGGACGGCCAGCTGGAGCTGAAGGTCGCGATGCCGCCCGCGCTCGGTGGCGACGGCAACGGCACGAACCCGGAGCAGTTGTTCGCGGCCGGTTACAGCGCCTGCTTCCACAACGCGCTGGTGCTGGTGGGCCGCCGCGCCGGGTTCGACCTCTCCGGCTCCACGGTCGCCGCGAAGGTCGGGATCGGCCCGAACAAGCAGCGCGGCTACGGCCTCGCGGTCGCTCTGAGTGTGTCGCTCCCCGTCGTCGACCAGGACGTCGCGACGAAGCTCGTGGACGAGGCCCACGAAGTCTGCCCGTACTCGAACGCCACCCGCGGCAACATCGAGGTCACGATCCTGCTGGGCTAG
- a CDS encoding TetR/AcrR family transcriptional regulator: MAEAATVRRSRITPEREAELYAAVLDLLREVGYDALTMDAVAARTKSSKATLYRQWGGKAELVVKALRHQKPSVGGADTGSLRGDFHASVRREDDCHMEQNSALMRGLATAMHGNPDLLLAFRELIIEPEQEELRAMLQRAVDRGEIRADNPAREYVLHMLVGAFAVRSIIDQQPPTQAFLTSYIDAVILPALGA, translated from the coding sequence ATGGCTGAAGCCGCAACGGTGCGTCGCAGTCGGATCACGCCCGAGCGCGAGGCCGAGCTGTACGCGGCCGTGCTCGACCTGCTCCGGGAAGTCGGCTACGACGCCCTGACGATGGACGCCGTCGCCGCCCGCACCAAGTCCAGCAAGGCCACCCTCTACCGCCAGTGGGGCGGCAAGGCCGAGCTCGTCGTCAAGGCGCTGCGGCACCAGAAGCCCTCCGTCGGCGGCGCGGACACCGGGTCCCTGCGGGGCGACTTCCACGCGAGCGTACGGCGTGAGGACGACTGCCACATGGAACAGAACTCCGCGCTGATGCGGGGTCTGGCCACGGCCATGCACGGGAACCCCGACCTGCTGCTCGCCTTCCGGGAGTTGATCATCGAGCCGGAGCAGGAGGAGTTGCGCGCGATGCTGCAGCGCGCCGTCGACCGGGGTGAGATCCGTGCCGACAACCCTGCCAGGGAGTACGTGCTGCACATGCTGGTCGGCGCCTTCGCGGTCCGCAGCATCATCGACCAACAGCCGCCGACCCAGGCCTTCCTCACCTCGTACATCGACGCCGTGATCCTCCCCGCTCTCGGCGCCTGA
- a CDS encoding DMT family transporter — protein MTPLVTAAVLLAAVTHASWNALAHRIDDKLVGFTLIAGGGTLIGLAMVPFVAVPASGAWPYLMVSAVIHVAYYVLLMRSFRLGDFGQAYPIARGTAPLVVTALAAVFAHEVPDGWAASGIALSCAGLTGVALWGLRGQRPHWAAIGAALATGVSIAAYTVVDGLGVRASGSALGYIAWLMAIEGVAIPVYAGYRWRREFVSVLRPYAAVGLLGAALSVSAYGLVLWAQTRAELAPIAALRESSIIVGAAIGAVFFKERFGAPRIAAAGLLVVGIGLMLHAG, from the coding sequence GTGACGCCGCTCGTCACCGCGGCGGTGCTGCTCGCCGCGGTCACCCACGCCAGCTGGAACGCGCTCGCGCACCGCATCGACGACAAGCTGGTCGGCTTCACCCTGATCGCGGGCGGCGGCACGCTGATCGGCCTCGCCATGGTGCCGTTCGTGGCGGTCCCGGCGTCCGGGGCCTGGCCGTACCTCATGGTGTCGGCCGTGATCCATGTCGCGTACTACGTCCTGCTGATGCGCTCGTTCCGGCTCGGCGACTTCGGGCAGGCGTATCCGATCGCCCGCGGGACCGCTCCGCTGGTCGTCACGGCGCTGGCGGCGGTCTTCGCGCACGAGGTGCCCGACGGGTGGGCGGCGTCCGGGATCGCGCTGTCCTGCGCGGGGCTGACGGGCGTCGCGCTGTGGGGGCTGCGCGGGCAGCGCCCCCACTGGGCCGCGATCGGAGCGGCGTTGGCGACCGGCGTATCGATCGCCGCGTACACCGTGGTGGACGGTCTGGGCGTACGCGCGTCCGGCTCCGCCCTCGGCTACATCGCCTGGCTGATGGCCATCGAGGGTGTGGCGATCCCGGTGTACGCGGGGTACCGCTGGCGCCGCGAGTTCGTGTCGGTCCTACGGCCGTACGCCGCCGTCGGCCTCCTCGGCGCGGCGCTCTCCGTGTCGGCGTACGGGCTGGTCCTGTGGGCCCAGACGCGGGCCGAACTGGCACCGATCGCCGCCCTGCGCGAGTCCTCGATCATCGTCGGCGCGGCCATCGGGGCGGTCTTCTTCAAGGAACGGTTCGGGGCGCCGCGGATCGCGGCGGCGGGGCTGCTGGTGGTGGGGATCGGGCTGATGCTGCACGCGGGTTAG
- a CDS encoding YbaK/EbsC family protein, whose amino-acid sequence MTATESNAAEEHSPAKNANTENATTENAAHPRFAQALQELGLDEVTGRIRRFPDATRTAAEAAAAIGCELSQICKSLIFAADGVPVLVLMDGASRVDVELVRRELGAEKVTRAKVDLVRETTGYAIGGVPPFGHRTRTRVLADRSLLDHDTVWAAAGTPHAVFPMDPKSLIAHAGGTLVDVRERTA is encoded by the coding sequence ATGACCGCCACCGAGTCGAACGCCGCCGAAGAACACTCCCCCGCCAAGAACGCCAACACCGAGAACGCCACTACCGAGAACGCGGCCCACCCCCGTTTCGCCCAAGCCCTCCAAGAGCTGGGCCTCGACGAGGTCACCGGGCGTATCCGCCGCTTCCCCGACGCGACCCGCACCGCCGCCGAGGCCGCCGCCGCGATCGGCTGTGAGCTGAGCCAGATCTGCAAGTCGCTGATCTTCGCGGCGGACGGGGTGCCGGTGCTGGTCCTGATGGACGGCGCGTCACGGGTCGACGTGGAGCTCGTACGGCGGGAGCTGGGCGCCGAGAAGGTGACGCGGGCCAAGGTGGACCTGGTGCGGGAGACGACGGGGTACGCGATCGGTGGCGTACCGCCCTTCGGACACCGCACCAGAACCCGTGTCCTGGCGGACCGTTCGCTGCTCGACCACGACACGGTGTGGGCCGCGGCGGGCACACCGCACGCCGTCTTCCCGATGGACCCGAAGAGCCTGATCGCCCACGCCGGCGGCACCCTGGTGGACGTGCGCGAGCGAACGGCGTGA
- the cbiQ gene encoding cobalt ECF transporter T component CbiQ, with translation MGAGHAHKLYRHGHSPVHALPPHTKLAAAFAFVVVVVSTPREAMWAFALYAALLATVAHKARVPAGFLLKRLLIEIPFVAFAVLMPFVAEGERVDVLGMSLSVNGLWGAWNVLAKGTLGVAASVLLASTTELRELLLGLQRLKLPPLLVQIASFMIRYGDVITDEMRRMRIARESRGFEARGVRHWGVLAKSAGALFIRSYERGERVHLAMVSRGYAGSMPVIDEVTASRAQWSYALALPFAALVVCLLGWTL, from the coding sequence GTGGGCGCCGGTCACGCGCACAAGCTGTACCGGCACGGGCACTCGCCCGTGCACGCCCTGCCGCCGCACACCAAACTCGCCGCGGCCTTCGCCTTCGTGGTCGTGGTCGTCTCCACCCCGCGCGAGGCGATGTGGGCGTTCGCCCTGTACGCCGCGCTGCTCGCGACGGTGGCGCACAAGGCCCGCGTACCGGCGGGTTTCCTCTTGAAGAGGCTGCTCATCGAGATCCCGTTCGTCGCCTTCGCGGTACTGATGCCGTTCGTGGCGGAGGGCGAACGGGTGGACGTGCTCGGCATGTCGCTCAGCGTGAACGGCCTGTGGGGCGCGTGGAACGTGCTCGCCAAGGGGACACTGGGCGTCGCCGCGTCCGTCCTGCTGGCCTCGACGACCGAACTGCGTGAACTGCTCCTCGGCCTCCAGCGGTTGAAGCTCCCGCCGCTCCTCGTGCAGATCGCCTCCTTCATGATCCGGTACGGCGATGTCATCACGGACGAGATGCGGCGGATGCGGATCGCGCGGGAGTCGCGCGGGTTCGAGGCCAGGGGCGTACGGCACTGGGGGGTGCTCGCGAAGTCGGCGGGCGCGCTGTTCATCCGCTCCTACGAACGCGGGGAGCGCGTGCATCTCGCCATGGTGAGCCGGGGGTACGCCGGCTCGATGCCGGTCATCGACGAGGTGACCGCGTCCCGGGCGCAGTGGTCGTACGCCCTCGCCCTCCCGTTCGCCGCCCTTGTCGTATGTCTGCTGGGATGGACGCTGTGA
- a CDS encoding MMPL family transporter has protein sequence MATFLYKLGRLAFRRRHFVALIWVALLTLAGVGAASAPTAGSSSFSIPGTEAQKAFDLLEQRFPGMSADGATARVVFKAPSGEKMADKANKAAVEKTVKALGDGSEVTSVTDPFKANAVSKDGSVAYASVKYKVSGMELQDSSKDALKEAAQDARASGLTVEVGGDALTATPETGSSEVIGIAIAAVVLVITFGSLIAAGLPLLTALIGVGIGVSTITALANALDLGTTTSTLAMMIGLAVGIDYALFIVSRYRAELAEGREREEAAGRAVGTAGSAVVFAGLTVVIALVGLSVVNIPMLTKMGVAAAGTVAIAVLIALTMIPALLGYAGRKVQPAGQKSKLLGGGRAAKNAGKPNMGTRWASFVVRRPLAVLLLGVVGLGAAALPASSLELGLPDDGSQPVSTTQRRAYDLLSDGFGPGFNGPLMVVVDAKASDDPKGAATEVSDKIKDLKGVVTVTPAAFNKDGDTATITVIPKSKPSSVKTEDLVHGIRDAGGDIKADTDATVLVTGTTAMNIDFSQKLNDALVPYLALVVGLAFLLLIVVFRSILVPLKAALGFLLSVMAALGAVVAVFQWGWLSGLFGVEETGPIMSMMPIFMVGVVFGLAMDYEVFLVTRMREAYVHGEKPSQAIVTGFKHGARVVTAAAVIMIAVFSGFIGSSESMIKMIGFGLAIAVFFDAFLVRMAIVPAVLALLGKKAWWLPKWLDRALPNVDVEGEGLRALDARRKDEDDDRELARV, from the coding sequence GTGGCCACGTTCCTCTACAAACTCGGCCGACTCGCCTTCAGGCGACGGCACTTCGTCGCCCTGATCTGGGTGGCACTGCTGACGCTCGCGGGTGTCGGCGCCGCCTCCGCGCCCACCGCGGGCTCGTCCTCCTTCTCGATACCCGGCACCGAGGCCCAGAAGGCCTTCGACCTGCTGGAACAGCGCTTCCCCGGCATGAGTGCCGACGGAGCGACCGCGCGCGTCGTCTTCAAGGCGCCCAGCGGCGAGAAGATGGCGGACAAGGCCAACAAGGCCGCCGTCGAGAAGACCGTCAAGGCGCTCGGCGACGGCTCCGAAGTCACCTCCGTCACCGACCCGTTCAAGGCGAACGCCGTCAGCAAGGACGGCTCGGTCGCCTATGCCTCGGTGAAGTACAAGGTCTCCGGGATGGAGTTGCAGGACTCCTCGAAGGACGCCCTGAAGGAGGCCGCGCAGGACGCGCGGGCATCCGGGCTGACCGTCGAGGTGGGCGGTGACGCGCTCACGGCGACGCCCGAGACCGGATCCTCCGAGGTCATCGGTATCGCGATCGCCGCGGTCGTCCTCGTCATCACCTTCGGTTCGCTGATCGCGGCCGGGCTGCCGCTGCTGACCGCGCTGATCGGCGTGGGCATCGGCGTCTCCACCATCACCGCTCTGGCCAACGCGCTCGACCTCGGCACCACCACCTCCACGCTCGCGATGATGATCGGCCTCGCGGTCGGCATCGACTACGCGCTGTTCATCGTCTCCCGCTACCGCGCCGAACTGGCCGAGGGCCGCGAACGCGAGGAAGCGGCCGGACGGGCCGTCGGCACGGCGGGCTCCGCGGTGGTCTTCGCCGGTCTGACCGTCGTGATCGCGCTGGTCGGCCTCTCGGTCGTCAACATCCCGATGCTGACGAAGATGGGTGTCGCGGCGGCGGGCACGGTCGCCATCGCCGTACTCATCGCGCTCACGATGATCCCGGCCCTGCTCGGATACGCGGGCCGCAAGGTCCAGCCCGCCGGCCAGAAGAGCAAGCTGCTCGGCGGCGGCCGCGCCGCCAAGAACGCCGGCAAGCCCAACATGGGCACCCGCTGGGCCAGCTTCGTGGTCCGCCGTCCGCTCGCCGTCCTGCTGCTCGGCGTGGTGGGCCTGGGCGCGGCCGCGCTCCCGGCGAGCTCGCTCGAACTGGGCCTGCCCGACGACGGTTCGCAGCCGGTGTCGACCACGCAGCGCCGCGCGTACGACCTGCTGTCGGACGGCTTCGGGCCCGGCTTCAACGGCCCGCTGATGGTCGTCGTCGACGCCAAGGCCAGCGACGACCCGAAGGGCGCCGCCACCGAGGTGTCCGACAAGATCAAGGACCTCAAGGGCGTCGTGACGGTCACCCCGGCGGCGTTCAACAAGGACGGCGACACCGCGACGATCACGGTCATCCCGAAGTCCAAGCCGTCCTCCGTCAAGACCGAGGACCTGGTCCACGGCATCCGTGACGCGGGCGGCGACATCAAGGCGGACACCGACGCCACCGTGCTGGTCACCGGCACCACGGCGATGAACATCGACTTCTCGCAGAAGCTCAACGACGCGCTGGTCCCGTATCTCGCGCTGGTGGTCGGCCTGGCCTTCCTGCTCCTGATCGTGGTCTTCCGCTCGATCCTGGTCCCGCTGAAGGCGGCCCTCGGCTTCCTGCTCTCGGTGATGGCCGCGCTCGGCGCCGTCGTCGCGGTCTTCCAGTGGGGCTGGCTGTCCGGCCTGTTCGGCGTCGAGGAGACCGGTCCGATCATGTCGATGATGCCGATCTTCATGGTGGGTGTCGTCTTCGGTCTCGCCATGGACTACGAGGTCTTCCTCGTGACCCGGATGCGCGAGGCATACGTCCACGGCGAGAAGCCCAGCCAGGCGATCGTCACCGGCTTCAAGCACGGCGCGCGGGTCGTCACGGCGGCGGCCGTCATCATGATCGCGGTGTTCTCCGGCTTCATCGGCTCCAGCGAGTCGATGATCAAGATGATCGGCTTCGGCCTCGCGATCGCCGTCTTCTTCGACGCGTTCCTCGTGCGCATGGCGATCGTCCCGGCCGTCCTGGCGCTGCTCGGCAAGAAGGCCTGGTGGCTGCCGAAGTGGCTGGACCGCGCCCTGCCGAACGTGGACGTCGAGGGTGAGGGCCTGCGCGCGCTGGACGCGCGGCGCAAGGACGAGGACGACGACCGGGAGCTGGCCCGGGTCTAG
- a CDS encoding energy-coupling factor ABC transporter ATP-binding protein produces MDAVTASLEVSGLAFAYPDGHQALFGVDFRVARGERVALLGPNGAGKTTLVLHLNGILSGGTGTVTVAGLPVGKRHMAEIRRKVGIVFQDPDDQLFMPTVREDVAFGPAAAGMKGAELEERVRTALEQVGMEAFADRPPHHLSFGQRRRVAVATVLAMEPEILVLDEPSSNLDPASRRELADILRSLDVTVLMVTHDLPYALELCPRSLVLSDGVIAADGRTGELLSDDALMRTHRLELPFGFDPRSVTMGA; encoded by the coding sequence ATGGACGCTGTGACTGCTTCTCTGGAGGTCTCCGGCCTCGCCTTCGCCTACCCCGACGGGCACCAGGCCCTCTTCGGCGTCGACTTCCGTGTCGCGCGCGGCGAACGCGTCGCGCTGCTCGGCCCGAACGGCGCCGGCAAGACCACCCTCGTCCTGCACCTCAACGGCATCCTGAGCGGCGGCACCGGAACCGTCACGGTGGCCGGACTCCCGGTCGGCAAGCGGCACATGGCGGAGATCCGGCGCAAGGTCGGCATCGTCTTCCAGGACCCCGACGACCAGCTGTTCATGCCGACCGTGCGCGAGGACGTCGCCTTCGGCCCGGCCGCGGCGGGGATGAAGGGCGCCGAGCTGGAGGAACGCGTCCGGACCGCCCTGGAACAGGTCGGCATGGAGGCCTTCGCCGACCGGCCCCCGCACCATCTGTCCTTCGGGCAGCGGCGCCGGGTGGCGGTCGCGACGGTCCTGGCGATGGAGCCGGAAATCCTGGTCCTCGACGAACCCTCGTCCAACCTCGACCCCGCCTCGCGGCGCGAACTCGCCGACATCCTGCGGTCCTTGGACGTCACCGTCCTCATGGTCACGCACGACCTGCCGTACGCCCTCGAACTGTGCCCCCGGTCGCTCGTCCTGAGCGACGGCGTGATCGCGGCCGACGGCAGGACCGGCGAACTCCTCTCCGACGACGCCCTCATGCGCACCCACCGTCTGGAGCTCCCCTTCGGCTTCGACCCGCGCTCCGTGACAATGGGCGCGTGA
- a CDS encoding SsgA family sporulation/cell division regulator yields the protein MYAVEQYARAHIVTDTADSPDDERRAVPVALRYDPETDPRQVHITLPGPHEWVFARELLEQGLRVPVSNGDVRVWPCGRVQAVMEFHSAQGVAVVQVDSKALMRFLRRTYTAATPVAH from the coding sequence ATGTACGCCGTCGAACAGTACGCACGTGCCCATATCGTCACCGACACCGCCGACTCCCCGGACGACGAGCGCCGAGCCGTCCCCGTCGCCCTTCGCTACGACCCCGAGACCGATCCACGTCAGGTGCACATCACGCTGCCCGGCCCCCATGAGTGGGTCTTCGCCCGCGAACTGCTGGAGCAGGGGCTGCGGGTCCCGGTCAGCAACGGCGACGTGCGCGTCTGGCCGTGCGGCCGGGTGCAGGCGGTCATGGAGTTCCACTCGGCACAAGGGGTGGCGGTCGTGCAGGTCGACTCGAAAGCCCTGATGCGCTTCCTGCGTCGTACGTACACGGCCGCCACCCCGGTGGCTCACTGA
- a CDS encoding energy-coupling factor ABC transporter permease gives MHVPDGFINAPVSAVTGAVAAGAIAVSLRGARRELDEKTAPLAGLVAAFIFAVQMLNFPVAAGTSGHLLGGALAAILVGPYTGVLCVSVVLLMQGILFADGGLTALGVNITDMAIVTTVVSYALFRGLVKVLPRKRRSITVAAFVSALLSVPAAAVAFTLIYAIGGTTDVAISKVATAMIGVHVLIGIGEAAITALTVGAVIAVRPDLVYGARGLRQRLKLRVNGELVDAPTTAVPVAARSSHRKVWITGLVTSLVLAGFVSFYASASPDGLEKVAKDKGIDQKAEKHATEDSPLAGYGVRDISDARISGGLAGVIGVGVTIVAGTGVFWAIRRRRTADTSPVSLPEGV, from the coding sequence GTGCATGTGCCTGACGGATTCATCAACGCCCCGGTCTCCGCGGTCACCGGAGCGGTCGCCGCCGGTGCCATCGCCGTGAGCCTGCGCGGCGCCCGCCGCGAACTCGACGAGAAGACCGCGCCGCTCGCCGGCCTGGTCGCCGCCTTCATCTTCGCCGTACAGATGCTCAACTTCCCGGTCGCCGCCGGGACCAGCGGCCATCTGCTCGGCGGCGCCCTGGCGGCGATACTCGTCGGCCCCTACACAGGCGTCCTCTGCGTCTCGGTCGTCCTGCTGATGCAGGGCATCCTCTTCGCGGACGGCGGCCTCACCGCGCTCGGCGTCAACATCACCGACATGGCGATCGTCACCACGGTCGTCTCCTACGCCCTCTTCCGCGGCCTGGTGAAGGTACTGCCCCGCAAACGGCGCTCCATCACCGTCGCCGCCTTCGTCTCCGCGCTGCTGTCGGTCCCGGCCGCCGCCGTCGCCTTCACCCTCATCTACGCGATCGGCGGCACCACCGACGTCGCGATCTCCAAGGTCGCCACGGCCATGATCGGCGTGCACGTCCTCATCGGCATCGGCGAGGCCGCGATCACCGCGCTCACGGTCGGCGCCGTCATCGCCGTACGACCGGATCTCGTGTACGGCGCACGCGGCCTCCGGCAGCGGCTCAAGCTGCGCGTGAACGGGGAACTCGTCGACGCCCCCACGACCGCCGTCCCCGTCGCCGCCCGCTCCTCGCACCGCAAGGTGTGGATCACCGGCCTCGTCACCTCCCTCGTCCTCGCCGGGTTCGTCAGCTTCTACGCCTCCGCCAGCCCCGACGGCCTGGAGAAGGTCGCCAAGGACAAGGGCATCGACCAGAAGGCCGAGAAGCACGCCACGGAGGACTCCCCGCTCGCCGGATACGGCGTCAGGGACATCTCCGACGCCCGGATCTCCGGCGGTCTCGCGGGCGTGATCGGCGTCGGCGTCACGATCGTCGCGGGCACCGGCGTGTTCTGGGCGATCCGCAGGCGCCGTACGGCCGACACCTCGCCCGTCTCCCTCCCCGAGGGCGTCTGA